Proteins encoded within one genomic window of Oceanithermus desulfurans:
- the rbsK gene encoding ribokinase, whose amino-acid sequence MEPGSVLVVGSLNMDLVVAVERHPKPGETVIGGDLQRFPGGKGANQAVAAARLGARVRMVGRVGADAYGAELKRGLEAEGIETAEVAEIEAPTGVALISVSADGQNAIVVSPGANARLRPEDLNPERFAEAAVVVLQLETPLETVRRAAELGRAAGARVLLNAAPAQELPAELLAAVDVLVVNEFEAARVAGAPEPETPEEALALARELARRVPLAVVTLGARGLVWAGTEGEGALPAFKVKPVDTTAAGDAFVGGLAAALAAGEPLEAALRFASAAGALAATRPGAQPSLPTADEVAGLLSRRAG is encoded by the coding sequence ATGGAACCCGGAAGCGTGCTGGTGGTGGGCAGCCTCAACATGGACCTGGTGGTGGCGGTCGAACGCCACCCCAAGCCGGGCGAAACGGTGATCGGCGGCGACCTGCAGCGTTTTCCCGGCGGCAAAGGGGCCAACCAGGCGGTGGCCGCGGCGCGTCTGGGAGCGCGGGTGCGGATGGTGGGCCGCGTGGGGGCTGACGCCTACGGCGCCGAGCTCAAACGGGGCCTTGAGGCCGAGGGGATCGAGACCGCGGAGGTGGCCGAGATCGAAGCGCCCACCGGCGTGGCGCTGATCAGCGTGAGCGCCGACGGCCAGAACGCCATCGTCGTCTCGCCCGGGGCCAACGCCCGTCTGCGGCCGGAAGACCTGAACCCCGAGCGCTTCGCGGAAGCCGCGGTCGTCGTCCTGCAGCTGGAAACGCCGCTCGAAACCGTGCGGCGCGCCGCCGAGCTGGGCCGGGCGGCGGGGGCGCGGGTGCTGCTCAATGCCGCCCCGGCGCAGGAGTTGCCCGCGGAGCTGCTGGCCGCCGTGGACGTGCTGGTGGTCAACGAGTTCGAAGCGGCCCGGGTGGCGGGCGCGCCCGAGCCCGAAACTCCGGAAGAGGCGCTCGCGCTGGCCCGCGAGCTGGCGCGGCGGGTGCCGCTGGCGGTCGTCACCCTGGGCGCGCGCGGCCTGGTCTGGGCCGGAACCGAAGGCGAGGGAGCGCTGCCGGCCTTCAAGGTGAAGCCAGTCGACACCACCGCCGCAGGCGACGCCTTCGTGGGCGGGCTGGCGGCAGCGCTGGCCGCGGGCGAGCCGCTGGAAGCGGCACTGCGCTTCGCCAGCGCCGCCGGGGCGCTGGCGGCCACCCGGCCGGGGGCGCAGCCCTCGCTGCCGACGGCGGACGAGGTGGCCGGGTTGCTGAGCCGTCGGGCAGGGTGA
- a CDS encoding c-type cytochrome, which translates to MEVPEGTEARQRGGYLFSAFCAGCHGLDLAGNVILDDPAIGSIAASNLTSGAGGVGQRYDDLDYVRAIRHGLRPDGTPLAIMPSQAYWHLSNDDLGALIAFIKSAPPVDRRVAKAELRPLGRILVGLGLFEFAANRIVHDAKRPAAPAPGVTPAYGAYLVNVGDCRLCHGAALTGGRPPEPGAPFAPGLTGKHLAEWGEAGFIATMRTGVNPEGHALDPRYMPWRDYARLSNDDLAAIYAYLQSAMNGTSAQ; encoded by the coding sequence GTGGAGGTACCCGAGGGGACTGAGGCGCGTCAAAGGGGCGGCTACCTTTTCAGCGCGTTCTGCGCTGGCTGCCACGGCCTTGACCTTGCGGGGAATGTGATCCTGGATGACCCCGCCATTGGTTCCATTGCCGCCTCCAACCTGACGTCCGGCGCGGGAGGCGTTGGACAACGTTACGACGACCTGGACTACGTTCGCGCGATACGCCACGGGCTGCGCCCGGACGGGACGCCGCTGGCGATCATGCCGTCGCAGGCGTACTGGCACCTCAGCAACGACGACCTGGGCGCCCTGATCGCGTTCATCAAAAGCGCCCCTCCGGTCGATCGAAGGGTCGCCAAGGCCGAGCTCCGGCCGCTCGGGCGAATTCTGGTCGGTCTCGGCCTGTTCGAGTTCGCGGCCAACCGCATCGTTCACGACGCCAAGCGGCCCGCGGCGCCGGCCCCCGGCGTCACCCCGGCCTATGGGGCCTACCTTGTTAACGTCGGCGACTGCCGGCTCTGCCACGGGGCGGCGCTCACCGGGGGAAGACCACCGGAGCCCGGAGCGCCCTTCGCGCCGGGCCTCACCGGAAAGCACCTCGCCGAATGGGGGGAAGCAGGGTTCATCGCAACCATGCGCACGGGGGTCAACCCGGAGGGACATGCCCTAGACCCCCGCTACATGCCCTGGAGGGACTACGCCCGGCTGAGCAACGACGATCTCGCTGCGATCTACGCCTACCTGCAAAGCGCGATGAACGGGACGTCAGCTCAATAG
- a CDS encoding response regulator transcription factor: protein MRLLIADDHALFRDGLRALLNSLAETEVVGEAATGAEAVAQTLALQPDVVLMDLEMPGMDGVEATREIVRRCPQVGVIAVTMFEDDASVFAAMRAGARGYVLKGAGQEEMLRAIRAVARGEALFGAAVAARLAGLFAQAAPSPADAFPELTKREHEVLELIARGFSNKRIAQTLDIQPKTVRNHVSSIFSKLQVVDRSEAMIRARAAGLGGEPQ, encoded by the coding sequence GTGCGACTCCTGATCGCGGACGATCACGCGCTCTTCCGGGACGGGCTCCGCGCCCTCTTGAACTCGCTCGCGGAGACGGAGGTCGTGGGTGAAGCCGCGACCGGCGCGGAGGCCGTGGCCCAGACCCTGGCCCTGCAACCCGACGTGGTGCTCATGGACCTCGAGATGCCAGGTATGGACGGGGTCGAGGCCACGCGCGAGATCGTGCGGCGCTGCCCGCAGGTCGGGGTTATTGCGGTGACGATGTTCGAGGACGACGCATCCGTCTTTGCCGCAATGCGGGCCGGGGCCCGGGGCTACGTCCTTAAGGGCGCGGGCCAGGAGGAGATGCTGCGCGCGATCCGCGCCGTCGCCCGGGGCGAGGCCCTGTTTGGCGCCGCGGTGGCGGCGCGCCTGGCCGGCTTGTTCGCGCAGGCCGCCCCGAGCCCCGCCGACGCATTTCCGGAGCTCACGAAGCGGGAGCATGAAGTGCTCGAGCTTATTGCCCGAGGATTCAGCAACAAGCGCATCGCCCAAACACTCGACATTCAACCGAAAACGGTGCGCAACCACGTGTCCAGCATCTTCAGCAAGCTTCAAGTTGTGGACCGGTCGGAAGCCATGATCCGTGCAAGGGCCGCGGGGCTTGGTGGAGAGCCTCAATGA
- a CDS encoding sensor histidine kinase, whose product MSSARAHHAGQAREHRFARLAFAVVVTGMALAFASLVLLYLTGSTPGSERWGFWGFQSLMGIAATANGALIARRHPRHPIGWMLLIAGVSAALTGFSEAFARYAKHVEPEWLPLATPLAGVFHWWWIFGYAAIAIFIPLYFPDGRLLSRDWRPLVWLGVAWTALGAVWMVLHPGPLPNHADLPNPFGWDALRAWPLGRLDPRGVVPATGMFLMLGAAASLVARYRTARDEVTRRQLRWLVVASLIVPFAGVAGFLSGPFADLLLLGLAIAPLAAITAAVLRYRLYGVDVLINRALVYGSLTLAILLLYVVVVGTIGALLPHQDSVLASLLATGTAAALFQPVRQRLQALVNRAMYGERDDPAGLLLRLGERLQRTESPERTLQGIVDTLAQALKLPYVAIALGEGSDAIASHGTAQNATRTFPLVYQGQTIGELHVAERGPGERLTPQDHRSLAMIAHHAGAIAQSVRLRLDLRRMHRRLLDAREEERRRIRRDLHDSLGPRLASLTLMADAARNHLNGDPPAADRLLSGLRAELQDAIADVRRLVYALRPPALDALGLVDALKTYAASLSGRGGPRIAVHADGDLRDLPAAVEAAAFRIAQEALTNVVRHALAKRCRLCLSKRDDRLRVEVTDDGVGLPDAPRQGVGLTSMRERARELGGRFGVETPAGGGTRVWAELPLGEARR is encoded by the coding sequence ATGTCCAGCGCCCGCGCGCACCATGCCGGTCAGGCCAGGGAGCACCGCTTCGCCCGGCTCGCGTTTGCCGTGGTCGTCACCGGGATGGCCCTTGCCTTCGCCAGCCTGGTCCTCCTGTACTTAACGGGAAGCACCCCCGGGTCCGAACGCTGGGGCTTTTGGGGGTTTCAGTCGCTGATGGGCATCGCCGCAACCGCGAACGGCGCCCTCATCGCCCGGCGCCACCCCCGTCATCCCATCGGCTGGATGCTGCTCATCGCAGGGGTGTCGGCCGCCCTCACCGGATTCAGCGAGGCGTTCGCGCGCTACGCCAAGCACGTGGAGCCCGAGTGGCTCCCCCTCGCCACGCCATTAGCCGGGGTGTTCCACTGGTGGTGGATCTTTGGCTATGCTGCGATCGCCATCTTCATCCCCCTGTACTTTCCGGATGGCCGTTTGCTGAGCCGGGACTGGCGGCCGCTGGTCTGGCTCGGGGTGGCCTGGACCGCGTTGGGAGCCGTATGGATGGTCCTCCACCCCGGCCCCTTGCCGAACCACGCCGACCTGCCCAACCCCTTCGGGTGGGACGCCCTGCGCGCGTGGCCGCTTGGGCGGCTCGATCCGCGCGGCGTCGTCCCGGCCACGGGAATGTTCCTCATGCTCGGGGCGGCCGCGTCGCTCGTCGCACGCTACCGCACCGCCCGGGATGAGGTGACGCGCCGGCAGCTGCGGTGGCTCGTCGTCGCCTCCCTCATCGTCCCATTCGCAGGTGTGGCCGGGTTCCTGTCCGGCCCGTTCGCGGACCTTCTCCTGCTCGGGTTGGCGATCGCTCCGCTCGCCGCGATCACCGCCGCGGTCCTGCGCTACCGGCTCTACGGCGTCGACGTCCTCATCAACCGCGCGCTGGTCTACGGGTCCCTGACGCTCGCGATCCTCTTGCTCTACGTCGTCGTCGTGGGCACGATCGGCGCTCTGCTCCCGCACCAGGACAGCGTGCTTGCGTCCCTGCTCGCCACCGGCACGGCCGCCGCGCTCTTCCAGCCCGTACGCCAGCGTCTTCAAGCCTTGGTGAACCGGGCCATGTACGGCGAGCGCGACGATCCTGCCGGGTTGCTGTTGCGGCTCGGCGAGCGCCTGCAACGAACGGAGTCTCCCGAGCGCACGCTCCAGGGCATTGTCGATACGCTGGCGCAGGCTTTGAAGCTCCCGTACGTCGCGATCGCGCTCGGCGAGGGAAGCGACGCCATCGCGAGCCATGGAACGGCGCAAAACGCCACGCGCACATTTCCCCTCGTGTACCAGGGGCAGACGATCGGCGAGCTGCACGTCGCGGAGCGGGGCCCCGGCGAGAGGCTGACGCCGCAAGACCATCGGTCGCTGGCGATGATCGCGCACCACGCGGGGGCGATCGCGCAGTCGGTGCGCCTACGGCTCGATCTGCGCCGCATGCACCGGCGGCTCCTCGACGCCCGGGAAGAGGAACGCCGCCGGATCCGGCGCGACCTCCACGACAGCCTCGGCCCCAGGCTCGCGAGCCTGACGCTAATGGCGGACGCCGCCCGCAACCACCTGAACGGGGACCCGCCGGCCGCCGACCGCCTGCTCTCTGGGTTGCGGGCGGAGCTTCAGGACGCGATCGCCGACGTCCGGCGCCTGGTCTACGCCCTGCGTCCCCCGGCGCTGGACGCCCTGGGGCTGGTCGACGCGCTCAAGACGTACGCGGCCTCGCTGAGCGGGCGGGGAGGCCCGCGCATCGCGGTGCACGCCGACGGCGATCTACGCGATCTACCGGCCGCCGTCGAGGCGGCGGCGTTTCGCATCGCCCAGGAAGCGCTAACGAACGTCGTGCGCCACGCCCTCGCCAAGCGTTGCCGCCTGTGCCTGTCGAAGAGGGACGACCGCCTGCGCGTCGAGGTGACCGACGACGGCGTCGGCCTCCCCGACGCCCCCCGGCAAGGCGTCGGCCTGACGTCGATGCGCGAGCGCGCCCGGGAACTCGGCGGCCGGTTCGGCGTGGAGACGCCCGCGGGCGGGGGCACGCGGGTGTGGGCGGAGCTGCCGCTCGGGGAGGCGCGGCGATGA